From Pseudoalteromonas rubra, one genomic window encodes:
- a CDS encoding YgjV family protein gives MTWELLGYIASAFLVVSLMMSNVVKLRWFNLAGCICFTIYGVMITAWPVALTNGLLALVNIYHLAKLHRSDSDASS, from the coding sequence ATGACTTGGGAACTTTTAGGTTACATTGCGTCCGCTTTTTTAGTCGTCTCTCTCATGATGTCCAACGTGGTCAAGTTACGTTGGTTCAATCTCGCAGGGTGTATTTGCTTTACCATCTATGGGGTGATGATCACCGCCTGGCCCGTTGCATTAACTAATGGGTTATTGGCGCTTGTGAATATTTATCACCTGGCAAAGCTACACCGTTCAGATAGCGACGCTTCCTCCTAA
- a CDS encoding amidohydrolase, translating to MIRFICLALTLYSGISMAQFTLIHNVNGYTPTRSGAVKTFATLVIKDGKVVRIGNKQLAVQYPKAIKFDGQGMTLLPGLVDAHGHIIGLGNNLSRLDIRDANSVEQVGQQLKAFSAQNPKGWILGRGWDQTRWTPNRFPTAADLDKFVKDRPVVLTRVDGHAIWVNSMAMSLAGIDAQTASPAGGEILRHTSGDPTGIFIDKAENLVKKHIPPTSTAHLNRALNKAGEHLLSLGITSAHDAGIDKQTWKLYQNRSQSQTLPLRIYAMLSAADPQLDSMLKAGVYKDKRDMLSIRSVKIYADGALGSRGAALLKDYKDRQGYRGLMLEQPQHLEQLIAQAVKHGFSAHTHAIGDRANRLVLDSYESVFKTIGGKLLRNRIEHAQIVEPGDIPRFKALDIIPSMQPVHATSDMHMAEQRLTNEQLKGAYAWQTFLQQGSKVAAGSDFPVELANPFHGLHAAITRMNAQHHPQQGWRNHERLTRTQALQAFTLDAAYAAFQEFKLGSLEQGKWADFILLDKDYFKVPEQEIRDIQVKQTWIAGQLRYSHD from the coding sequence ATGATCCGGTTTATTTGTCTGGCCCTGACTTTGTACAGTGGGATCAGCATGGCTCAGTTTACACTGATACACAATGTCAACGGTTATACACCCACCCGCAGCGGCGCAGTAAAGACCTTTGCGACCTTAGTGATCAAGGATGGTAAAGTCGTCCGGATAGGTAACAAACAACTTGCAGTCCAATACCCAAAAGCCATTAAATTTGATGGGCAGGGTATGACCTTACTGCCAGGACTAGTTGACGCACATGGCCATATCATTGGCCTGGGCAATAATCTATCCCGACTCGATATTCGTGATGCCAACTCAGTAGAGCAGGTAGGTCAGCAACTTAAGGCGTTTAGCGCCCAAAATCCCAAAGGCTGGATCCTCGGCCGTGGCTGGGATCAAACACGCTGGACGCCTAATCGCTTTCCGACTGCGGCGGATCTGGACAAGTTTGTCAAAGACCGCCCAGTGGTCCTGACGCGAGTTGATGGCCATGCCATCTGGGTTAATAGTATGGCAATGTCATTGGCAGGCATTGATGCACAAACGGCCTCTCCTGCTGGCGGCGAGATCCTTCGTCACACATCCGGGGATCCAACTGGTATTTTTATCGACAAAGCAGAGAACCTTGTAAAAAAACACATCCCCCCCACATCCACAGCGCACCTTAATCGGGCTTTGAACAAAGCCGGTGAGCATTTACTCAGCCTGGGTATAACCAGCGCGCATGATGCAGGTATCGATAAACAAACCTGGAAACTTTACCAAAACCGCTCACAAAGCCAGACCTTACCGCTGCGTATCTATGCCATGCTCAGCGCCGCAGACCCTCAGCTGGACAGTATGTTAAAAGCGGGAGTGTACAAAGATAAGCGCGATATGCTGTCTATTCGTAGTGTTAAAATATACGCGGACGGTGCATTGGGTAGCCGCGGAGCTGCATTGCTGAAAGATTACAAAGACCGCCAGGGCTACCGAGGCCTGATGCTTGAACAGCCGCAGCACCTTGAACAATTAATAGCGCAGGCTGTAAAACACGGCTTTAGTGCGCATACGCATGCCATTGGCGACCGTGCCAACCGGCTGGTGCTGGACAGCTATGAAAGTGTCTTTAAAACCATCGGTGGTAAATTGTTAAGAAACCGAATAGAGCATGCACAAATTGTTGAACCGGGTGACATACCGAGATTTAAGGCCCTGGATATCATTCCCTCAATGCAACCCGTACATGCTACCTCGGATATGCACATGGCAGAGCAAAGGCTCACCAATGAGCAGCTCAAAGGGGCCTATGCCTGGCAAACCTTTTTGCAACAAGGCAGTAAAGTGGCAGCAGGGTCAGATTTCCCGGTAGAGTTGGCCAACCCGTTTCATGGTTTACACGCGGCAATCACGCGCATGAATGCACAGCACCACCCGCAACAGGGCTGGCGCAATCATGAACGGCTGACACGAACACAGGCCTTACAGGCGTTTACGTTAGATGCTGCCTACGCCGCTTTTCAGGAGTTTAAACTGGGTAGTCTGGAGCAAGGCAAGTGGGCTGACTTTATTTTGTTGGATAAAGATTACTTTAAAGTGCCAGAACAGGAGATCAGAGACATCCAGGTCAAACAGACTTGGATTGCAGGTCAGCTGCGTTATTCACACGATTAA
- a CDS encoding Crp/Fnr family transcriptional regulator, with translation MFQYHFSTTLVEQLLSFAGNSFQHTKKEVLIHQDEPLTKLILVRSGTVSFSYDVGNGRRLLLGQLDCNNTLIGEIEALNNQPCIYTVTCLNNVQYNLIELKHWRQLLLAQPELSLYTAQTIAAKFTENQKINLDKLLLPLSYNIAKDCLLRAENNHPALLRAYSTVSAEAERFATTERAYRRVVSELVEKGLIVRTSEGLKPVDMAKLQAFIDAFAQI, from the coding sequence ATGTTTCAATATCATTTTTCAACCACCTTGGTGGAACAACTGCTCAGCTTCGCTGGTAATAGTTTTCAGCACACAAAAAAAGAAGTGCTCATTCATCAGGATGAACCACTCACAAAGCTGATCTTGGTGAGAAGTGGTACGGTGTCTTTTAGTTATGATGTGGGTAATGGCCGTCGCCTGCTATTAGGCCAGCTGGACTGCAACAACACCTTAATAGGTGAAATTGAAGCCTTGAATAATCAGCCATGTATTTACACGGTTACCTGTCTGAATAATGTGCAATATAACTTGATCGAGCTGAAACATTGGCGACAGCTGTTGCTCGCGCAACCCGAGTTGAGTTTATACACCGCACAAACTATTGCAGCAAAGTTTACAGAAAACCAAAAAATAAACCTCGACAAGCTATTGCTGCCACTAAGCTATAACATCGCCAAAGACTGTTTGCTCAGAGCCGAGAACAACCACCCTGCATTACTGCGAGCATACTCTACCGTCAGCGCAGAAGCTGAGCGTTTTGCAACCACAGAGCGCGCTTATCGCCGAGTCGTCAGTGAACTTGTTGAAAAAGGGTTAATAGTGAGAACATCTGAGGGACTAAAGCCTGTAGACATGGCTAAATTACAGGCATTTATCGATGCGTTTGCACAAATTTAA